In Halomicrobium zhouii, the sequence GCCGTTGTCTATCCAGGCGCCGAATCCTTCGTCGATGGCGTAGACGTCTTCGTACCCCTCGGCGATCAGTTCGCCCGCGCGGAGCGACGAGAGGTGGTGGGGACACCGGCAGTAACAGACGATACGCTGGTCCTGGGACCACTCGTCGGTCGGGTCGTCTTGCCGTGATTTCGACCAGTCCTCGACGCGACGGGCGGTACTCAGGACTGCGTCGGTGATGTGCGCCTCGTCGTACTGGCGCTGGCCGCGGGCGTCCACGAACTTCGTGTCGGTCTCCTGGTGCCACGTGTGGGATTCGTCGACGGGTACTAGCGGCACCTGCTCGTCGCCGACGTCCAGCGTCTGGTACTCAGATTCCGTCCCCGAGCCCGATCCACCGCCGAGACACCCCGCGAGACCGCCTGCCAGCGCCGCGGCCGACGTCAGGAAGGTTCGCCGATTCATATTGACGAATAGTTAGTCGAAAGGAATGATAAAGTCGTCGGGAGCGGTCGCCGGGCGCGCCACTACTCCGCGTCGGCGTCGGCATCGAACCGCAGGAGGAACGCGAACAGCGCCGCCGCGAGCAGTTCGACGCTCTTGATGAATC encodes:
- a CDS encoding rhodanese-like domain-containing protein — its product is MNRRTFLTSAAALAGGLAGCLGGGSGSGTESEYQTLDVGDEQVPLVPVDESHTWHQETDTKFVDARGQRQYDEAHITDAVLSTARRVEDWSKSRQDDPTDEWSQDQRIVCYCRCPHHLSSLRAGELIAEGYEDVYAIDEGFGAWIDNGYPTTGSASNASFEIRGQSDPADAGKYAWASHEASDQQEAVPIADDGSYQMTLHFSGLSSTSPIDLRTPSYELTAPLSDLTEGVVDESLA